The Bacteroidota bacterium genomic sequence CTGTCATCCACAAAAAAGTAAGTAAAGTAGGAACTAATAATACTCCAAGAATAAATTCGCGGAATGTTCTTCCTTTAGAAATACGTGCTATAAATATTCCAACAAATGGCGACCACGAAATCCACCATCCCCAATAAAAAATAGTCCAAGAGCTTTGCCATGATTCTTTATTTACCACACTTTGATAAGCCTCTGTCCACATGCTTTGTTCAAAAAACACGGTTGTATAATGTCCGATATTCTGAATAAAAGCCTTTAATAAAAATATAGTAGGTCCAACAATAAGCATAAAAACAAGCAGTAATATAGCAAATCGCATATTCCATTCGCTAACTACCTTTATACCTTTGTCTAAACCAAACACCAATGACATAGTAGCAGCAGCCGTGATTAATACAATTAGAATAATCTGAACGAATACGCTGTTTTCAACCCCAAATAAATATTCCAGTCCGGCATTTACCTGTTGAACACCTAAACCTAATGATGTAGCAAGCCCGAAGAGGGTAGCTACTACAGATATAACATCAATTGTATCTCCCCATTTTCCGTATATTGCCTTACCCAATAATGGTTGAAACAATGAACGTATAGTTAAAGGTAGGTTTCTGTTAAAAGTAAAATACGCCAAAGCTAAGGCAATAACTGCATATAAAGCCCAAACATGAATTCCCCAATGCAAAAATGTTAAACTCATTGCTGATTTTGCTCGTTCAACAGCAGAGGAAGCATCTGTTATTAATGGGTTATTGTTAAAGTGTGAAACAGGCTCTGCAACACTCCAAAATAATAAACCAATTCCCATACCGGCACTAAACAGCATTGCAAACCAAGCTTTAAGTGA encodes the following:
- a CDS encoding BCCT family transporter, translated to MVKKRSRSDEKTFLGIKSNPYVFIPSLIIVFTLIAITLIVGEPMSDWFAMIQKTISDTVGWFYILLLNLILFFALYLGYGKFDHVRIGGKNAKPDFSLKAWFAMLFSAGMGIGLLFWSVAEPVSHFNNNPLITDASSAVERAKSAMSLTFLHWGIHVWALYAVIALALAYFTFNRNLPLTIRSLFQPLLGKAIYGKWGDTIDVISVVATLFGLATSLGLGVQQVNAGLEYLFGVENSVFVQIILIVLITAAATMSLVFGLDKGIKVVSEWNMRFAILLLVFMLIVGPTIFLLKAFIQNIGHYTTVFFEQSMWTEAYQSVVNKESWQSSWTIFYWGWWISWSPFVGIFIARISKGRTFREFILGVLLVPTLLTFLWMTVFGGSAIYQELIGNHAISDAVNNNISTSIYYLLEQYPLASISSGLAIILVIGFFITSSDSGSFVVDTLTSGGRHDAPKGQKIFWASMEGAIAGVLLIGGGLVALQTASLLIALPFAILILLICYSLYKALSEDSKKLN